In Thiovibrio frasassiensis, one DNA window encodes the following:
- the aroC gene encoding chorismate synthase has product MAGNTFGSVFRVTTWGESHGTAVGATIDGCPPGLPLTPQDIQAELDRRRPGKGGPAASPRKEPDAVEILSGLFEGKTTGTPIALAIFNKDAHSKSYDNLKDIFRPGHGDISYLAKYGLRDHRGGGRASARETAGRVAAGAVAKKLLSLHGITVRAYTVALGEISTGKRNLAEINDNPLFCPDNEAAVKMITHIEAVRKEGDTLGGIVEILATGCPPGLGEPVFEKLDAALAGALMSIGAVKGVEIGAGFSAAEMRGSENNDVILPEGFASNNSGGILAGISNGDAIVARVAVKPIPSISREQQTINLAHEPVTVSIGGRHDISAIPRIIPVCEAMVALTLADHLLRQKAIA; this is encoded by the coding sequence ATGGCAGGAAATACCTTTGGCTCTGTTTTTCGCGTAACCACCTGGGGCGAATCCCACGGCACCGCAGTGGGCGCCACCATCGACGGCTGCCCTCCCGGACTCCCGCTCACCCCCCAGGATATCCAGGCGGAGCTCGACCGCAGACGGCCCGGCAAGGGGGGACCTGCCGCGAGCCCCAGAAAAGAGCCGGATGCGGTGGAGATCCTTTCCGGACTCTTTGAAGGGAAAACCACCGGCACCCCCATTGCCCTGGCGATCTTCAACAAGGATGCCCACAGCAAATCCTACGACAACCTCAAGGATATCTTCCGGCCGGGGCATGGCGACATCAGCTATCTCGCCAAATACGGCCTCCGCGACCACCGGGGCGGCGGCCGGGCCTCGGCTCGGGAAACCGCAGGCAGGGTGGCCGCCGGGGCGGTGGCCAAAAAGCTCCTCTCCCTGCACGGCATCACGGTCAGGGCCTACACCGTGGCCTTGGGCGAGATCAGCACCGGCAAACGGAATCTGGCTGAGATCAACGACAACCCGCTGTTCTGCCCGGACAACGAGGCGGCGGTCAAGATGATCACCCATATCGAGGCGGTTCGCAAAGAGGGCGACACCCTGGGCGGCATTGTCGAAATTCTCGCCACCGGCTGCCCGCCGGGCTTGGGCGAACCGGTGTTTGAAAAGCTCGATGCCGCCCTGGCCGGGGCGCTGATGTCCATCGGCGCGGTCAAGGGCGTGGAGATCGGCGCCGGCTTTAGTGCCGCCGAGATGCGGGGTTCGGAGAACAACGATGTCATCCTGCCCGAGGGTTTTGCCAGCAACAACAGCGGCGGCATCCTGGCCGGGATCTCCAACGGCGACGCCATCGTCGCCCGGGTCGCGGTCAAGCCCATCCCCTCCATCAGCCGGGAGCAGCAGACCATCAACCTGGCCCACGAGCCGGTCACGGTCAGCATCGGCGGCCGGCACGATATCTCCGCCATTCCCCGGATCATCCCGGTCTGTGAGGCCATGGTGGCTCTGACCCTGGCCGATCATCTCCTGCGCCAGAAAGCCATCGCCTAA
- a CDS encoding shikimate kinase has product MFIPKRKIILTGYRATGKTLVGLTLAEHLGLEFIDMDELLVARAGKSIRQIVAQQGWGQFRLLERDLLAEMVCRKDVVLSTGGGAILHQDIWNLLRQTGLVVWLTADIDTICRRLSEDPNSSAQRPTLTDSDIYAEVAQVLAERDPLYEKGSHLAVDTSNKSAGEIVHIIETALGDDAFLRAVEASLPKDPIYC; this is encoded by the coding sequence ATGTTTATACCCAAAAGAAAAATTATCCTGACCGGCTACCGGGCCACCGGCAAAACCCTCGTCGGCTTGACCCTGGCCGAGCACCTGGGCTTGGAATTTATCGACATGGACGAGCTGCTCGTGGCCAGGGCAGGGAAGTCCATCCGTCAGATCGTCGCCCAACAGGGGTGGGGACAGTTCCGCCTCCTTGAACGCGACCTGCTGGCGGAAATGGTCTGCCGCAAGGACGTGGTCCTCTCCACCGGAGGCGGAGCGATCCTCCATCAGGATATCTGGAACCTCTTGCGACAGACCGGCCTTGTCGTCTGGCTCACGGCGGATATCGACACCATCTGCCGACGCCTCTCCGAAGACCCAAACAGCTCGGCCCAGCGGCCAACCCTCACCGATTCGGACATCTATGCCGAGGTGGCCCAGGTCCTGGCCGAACGGGACCCACTCTACGAAAAAGGATCGCACCTCGCCGTGGATACCAGCAACAAAAGCGCGGGCGAGATCGTGCATATTATTGAAACGGCCTTGGGAGACGATGCCTTTCTTCGCGCAGTCGAAGCCTCGCTTCCCAAAGACCCCATATACTGTTAG
- a CDS encoding peroxiredoxin codes for MGENCCGCLQVGQNVPDFTMDTYEPTDYGFATTSLEQLKKAGKWTVLVFYPADFTFVCSTELGDLADEYDNIKAAGAEVVTVSTDTVYTHLAWKREEKFLENAKYPMAADPTGAVSKLFGVYDYGTGLALRGTFIISPEGKLVASEVNFYNVGRSAKELLRKLKASVYVAAHPAEACPARWEAGDKTLTPGAKLVGKVYDALK; via the coding sequence ATGGGTGAGAATTGTTGCGGTTGTTTGCAGGTTGGGCAGAATGTTCCCGATTTTACTATGGATACCTATGAGCCGACCGATTACGGCTTCGCGACCACGTCCTTGGAGCAGCTGAAAAAAGCAGGCAAGTGGACTGTGCTGGTTTTTTATCCGGCGGACTTTACCTTTGTCTGCTCCACCGAATTGGGCGACCTGGCTGATGAATATGACAATATCAAGGCAGCCGGCGCTGAGGTGGTCACGGTGAGCACCGATACCGTTTACACCCATCTCGCCTGGAAGCGGGAAGAGAAATTTCTCGAAAACGCCAAATACCCCATGGCGGCCGACCCAACCGGCGCGGTGTCCAAGCTGTTCGGGGTCTACGATTACGGAACAGGTCTGGCGTTGCGCGGCACCTTTATCATCAGCCCCGAGGGCAAACTGGTCGCCTCCGAGGTGAATTTTTACAACGTCGGCCGCAGTGCCAAGGAGCTTTTGCGAAAACTCAAAGCCAGCGTTTATGTGGCCGCCCATCCTGCCGAGGCCTGTCCGGCCCGCTGGGAAGCAGGCGACAAGACCCTGACTCCTGGGGCCAAACTGGTGGGCAAGGTGTACGACGCCCTGAAGTAA